From one Sulfurimonas sp. HSL-3221 genomic stretch:
- a CDS encoding malic enzyme-like NAD(P)-binding protein has product MATPLTNEEALAYHAEPTPGKLAIGVTKSFKSQHDLSLAYTPGVAVPCLAIEKNPEDAYRYTAKANLIGVVSNGTAVLGLGDIGAQASKPVMEGKAVLFKKFSDLDAFDIEVDTKDIERFCSVVEAIAPTFGGINLEDIKAPECFEIEKRLAARLDIPVMHDDQHGTAVISAAGIMNACRLTGRDIKSLRIVIVGAGAAAISCARLYRYLGVENIILIDSKGVVHTGRSDLNVYKTEFAIKVPVSQSDAFDGAHVVVGLSRPGTFTTEDVMRMAENPVVFTLANPTPEIMPELVREARPDAIVATGRSDFPNQVNNVLGFPFIFRGAVDVRAKAINTEMKIAAAEALARLARTEVPAYLNELYGTELAFGRDYLIPKPFDKRLIVEISSAVAAAAIHTGVARAADFDIEAYRKALAERICVDCQPE; this is encoded by the coding sequence ATGGCCACCCCTCTTACCAACGAAGAGGCCCTCGCCTACCACGCCGAACCCACCCCCGGCAAACTCGCCATCGGCGTGACGAAATCCTTTAAAAGCCAGCACGACCTCTCCCTGGCCTACACGCCCGGGGTCGCCGTCCCCTGTCTCGCCATCGAAAAGAATCCCGAGGATGCCTACCGCTATACGGCCAAGGCGAACCTGATCGGGGTCGTCTCCAACGGTACCGCGGTCCTCGGTCTGGGCGATATCGGCGCGCAGGCCTCCAAGCCTGTCATGGAGGGCAAAGCGGTCCTCTTCAAGAAGTTCAGCGACCTCGACGCCTTCGACATCGAAGTCGATACGAAGGATATCGAGCGCTTCTGCAGCGTCGTCGAGGCGATCGCCCCCACCTTCGGGGGGATCAACCTCGAGGATATCAAGGCGCCTGAGTGCTTTGAGATCGAAAAACGCCTTGCCGCCCGCCTCGACATCCCCGTGATGCACGACGACCAGCACGGGACCGCCGTCATCAGCGCCGCGGGCATCATGAACGCCTGCCGCCTGACGGGACGCGACATCAAAAGCCTGCGTATCGTCATCGTCGGGGCCGGGGCCGCCGCCATCAGCTGCGCCCGCCTCTACCGCTACCTGGGCGTGGAGAACATCATCCTGATCGACTCCAAGGGCGTCGTGCATACGGGACGCAGCGACCTCAATGTCTACAAAACGGAGTTCGCCATCAAAGTCCCCGTCAGCCAAAGCGACGCCTTCGACGGGGCCCACGTCGTCGTCGGCCTTTCGCGCCCGGGCACCTTCACCACCGAAGACGTCATGCGCATGGCCGAAAACCCGGTGGTCTTTACCCTCGCCAACCCTACCCCGGAGATCATGCCGGAGCTGGTCCGCGAGGCCCGTCCCGATGCCATCGTCGCCACCGGGCGCAGCGACTTTCCCAACCAGGTCAACAACGTCCTGGGCTTCCCCTTTATCTTCCGCGGGGCCGTCGACGTACGCGCCAAAGCGATCAATACGGAGATGAAGATCGCCGCCGCCGAGGCCCTGGCGCGCCTGGCCCGCACGGAGGTCCCCGCCTACCTGAACGAACTCTACGGCACCGAACTCGCCTTCGGCCGCGACTACCTCATCCCCAAACCCTTCGACAAACGCCTGATCGTCGAAATCTCCAGCGCCGTCGCCGCGGCGGCGATCCATACGGGCGTCGCCCGCGCGGCAGACTTCGATATCGAGGCCTACCGCAAGGCGCTCGCCGAGCGCATCTGCGTCGACTGCCAGCCCGAATAG